The nucleotide sequence AGATAAGTCGTTGCATATTCTCTCCCAACTAAAGGCTGAGGGTGTCGCGATGCCCATCATCTTATGGGGCGTGTTTAAAGAGCTTTCCATACTGCTGCAACTAAGAACCGCGATGGACTGTAATCAATCACTACAATCTTTATGGGGTAAGCTGAGAATATGGGATAAACGTAAATCTTTATATCAATCGGCGCTTAATAGGCTCACCTTAGTTCATATAGAAAAGTTACTTGCCAGTACGTCAGCTGTTGAGCTGAAACTTAAGCAGCAAGGCATCGAAGATTGGACTGGTATGAGCCACCTAAGCCTGCTTTTCGATCCCAAAGCACATCAGGTGTTAGCTCACATAAAACTTAACGAAGAGGAGTAATCAGTTATGCGTATCGGTATCTTAGGTGGCACATTCGATCCGATACATTTCGGCCATATTCGTCCTGCAATAGAAGTAAAACAACTGCTGAATTTAGATAAAATTTGGCTAATGCCGAATCATATACCTCCTCATAAAACAACCCCATCAGTAAATACGCAGCATCGTGTCGAGATGGCACAGTTAGTTTGCGATCAATATGCTGAATTTGAACTGTGTGATATTGAAGTAAATCGGCAGACACCCTCCTATTTAGTGACCACTCTTGAGCAGATAACCCTAAATAATCCAGATGATGAGTTCTACTTTATTATGGGGATGGACTCACTCATCACATTGACTAATTGGTACAAATGGCAGTCTCTGTTTACCCTTTGCCACCTCGTTGTCTGCCAGCGCCAAGGCTGGAACTTGGCTCCTGATAATGCCATTTTTAACGAATATCAAACAAGGTTAGCGTCACCACAAGCGATAACGGCTCAAAAATCAGGGCTTATCATCCCCATTAAAGTCACACCACAGGCATACTCTTCCACCGAAATTCGACAACAATTGTCTCAAGGAAGCACGCCTACAGATGCTTTACCCAACATAATCTCTGAATATATTAAAGATAAAAATCTGTACCAAACATCAGCTTAATGTTCAAAATTGATTCTTACTTAATCAAATTACACTTCTATAGCAGCAATCGCTTATGAGAATTGATATAACCTGTTATACTTCCGCGCTGTTAAAAAATTATTAAGGAATAACGCGTGGAAAGCGCCGAGCTAAAACTGTTTGTGATCGACAAAGTCGAAGATTTAAAAGCAAAAGATGTCGTGGTTTTAGACATCTCAGAACGTTCTAACCTAGCTGATTTTATGGTGGTTTGTTCAGGTACTTCAAAAACTCACGTGAGAGCTATCGCAGAAAACCTAGTGGTTGAAGCTAAGCGTGCAAACCTTCACATCAATGGTGTTGAAGGCCGTGAAAGTAGTGAATGGGTACTGGTTGATCTTGGTGATGTGATCCTTCACGTTATGCAAGATAAGACTCGTGATTATTACGAGCTTGAAAAATTGTGGACTGAAAAGCCAGCTTAATGAAGATACAGCTGGTCGCAGTAGGCACGCGTATGCCAGATTGGGTAACCACAGGCTTTAAGGAATATCAACGACGATTCCCTAGAGATATGGCACTCGAACTGGTAGAGATCCCAGCTGGCAAAAGAGGGAAAAATGCTGATATAGCTCGAATTCTACATAAAGAAGGCGAGCAGATGTTAGCAATAATCCCGAAAGGAAATCACATTGTCAGCTTAGATCTACCGGGTAAAACATGGACAACCCCAGAGTTGGCTACTCAACTAAGTCGTTGGCAACTAGATGGACGCGATGTCAGTTTACTCATTGGTGGTCCAGAAGGTCTAGCTCCCTCCTGCAAGCAAGCCGCAAGCCAAAGCTGGTGCCTATCTGCATTGACCTTACCTCACCCCTTAGTCAGGGTCGTTGTTGCTGAAAGCCTCTATCGAGCATGGAGCGTTAATACTAATCACCCCTACCACAGAGAATAGTCTGGGGAATTAAGTAGAAACGAGTTAGCGTCTTGAGCTAGGCTATGTATCAAATAGTTATACCAATTACATTACATCTAAGCTGGAGAATCTGTAAGTGGCGCCAAGAAAGCGGATAACGATGCATGACCACGCAGCAGAAGCTTCGCTTTTCAAACGAAGAGCTTTATTTACTTTTGTTTGTGTTGTTCTTTTATTAGGGATATTACTGAGCAATTTATATCACCTACAAATTCTCTCTTATACCGCTTATGAAACCCGCTCTAATGACAATCGGATTAGGGTTGTACCTGTCGCACCCAGTCGCGGCTTGATTTATGATAGAAATGGCAAAATCCTTGCCGAAAACTTGCCTTTTTTCACTTTAGAATTGACCCCTGAGAAAGTTAAAAACATTCCAGAAACCTTAGCCAGACTAAGCAAAATTATTCCTATCAGTGCTGATGAAGAGGAAGATTTCACTCAATCCCTCAAATACCATCGACGCTTTAAACCCTTGACTCTTAAGACTCCACTGACAGAAGATCAAGTGGCTATTTTTAGTGTTAACCAGCATAAGTTCCCAGGGATCTCTGTCGTTGCAGGTTTGAAACGTCACTATCCTTATAATGGTTTGATGACACACGCATTGGGATATGTAGGTCGCATTAATGACAGAGATAAACTTAGACTGCAAAAAGAAGAGAAGTGGAAAGACTACGCCGGCACCAAATATATTGGCAAGCAAGGGGTAGAGAAGTTCTATGAAAATTTACTGCATGGTAAGCCTGGCCACCTCGAAGAGGAGGTCAATAATCGTGGCCGTACTATTCGAACACTCAAGTCTGTCGCCCCAGAACCGGGCCAAGATATCTACCTCACGTTAGATCTCGATCTTCAGAAGAAAGCATTAGAACTGCTCGATGGACGACGCGGGTCAGTTGTGGCTATTGACCCCCGTGATGGTGGGATCTTGGCAATGCTTTCCAGCCCCACTTATGATCCCAATTTATTTGTTCACGGAATAAGCAGCAAAGCATACAGTGGACTCCTTAGTTCACGCGCTCGCCCTCTTATTAACCGAGCGACACAGGGTCAATATTCGCCTGCATCAACGATAAAACCACACCTAGCCCTGCTGGGGTTAGATGAAAAAATCGTTACGCCAAAAACACGAGTTTGGGATCCCGGTTTTTGGCAGATCCCTGGCGTCGAACGTAAATACAGGGACTGGAAACGTTGGGGCCATGGCTGGGTCGACGTAAATAGCGCCTTAGTTGGCTCGTGTGATACTTATTTTTACGATCTTGCCTATAAGACTGGAGTCGATAAGATCGCCAGCTTTATGCAACCTTTTGGCTTCGGTGAACGAACCGGTATCGACATTTTCGAAGAGTCCGCTGGTATCATGCCTTCTAAAGACTGGAAACGTATGCGCTATAACCAGCCTTGGTACATAGGCGATACGATTTCTGTCGGCATTGGCCAAGGTTATTGGACAACCACGCCACTACAACTCGCCAATGCTGCAGCTATCATGGCGAACAAAGGACGGCGATTCGTACCGCACCTGCTCAGATCCATTAAAGACAATACTTCGAGAATAGACTCACCAGTCGATGAGATGGCGCCTATCATTCTGAATGACCAAAACAACTGGAATATCATCAATGAATCCATGATGAATACAGCACATAAATCCCGCTTTAAGGATGCTGGTTATACTGCAGCAATGAAGACAGGGACAGCTCAAGTATTTAGCGTTGCAGAAAATGAAGAATATGATGCTGACACCATAGATGAATACTTGAAAGATAATGCGCTCATTATTGCCTATGCTCCCTATGAAAATCCTAAAATAGTGTTGGCTGTAGTACTTGAAAACGCAGGCTGGGGAGGCGCTAATGCCGGACCTGTCGCCAGAGCACTACTTGATGAATATATGCTACGAGACAATCTGGAGTTTAATCAATGAGTCCGCAACACCATAGGATGAATATATGGCAACGTATGCATATCGATCTGCCGTTATTGCTGGGACTCTTAGCACTAATGTGTTTTGGACTTTTTGTGATCTATTCAGCCGGTGGAGAAGACTTAGCCCTAATGGAACGTCAACTGTTCCGCATGGGATTATCTCTATTCATTATGTTTGTTGTGGCACAAATCAACCCTGAAGTTCTGAGACGTTGGGCATTCCCCATCTATATAACAGGGGTTATATTGCTGCTTGGAGTGCACTTCTTTGGTGAAATAAATAAGGGAGCACAGCGCTGGTTAAACCTTGGTTTTATGGAGTTTCAACCATCAGAACTGATGAAACTGGCCTTCCCTATCACTATGGCTTGGTACATCAGTAAATTCCCACTCCCACCGAAAAAACGTTATCTGGCGGGAGCTGGCGTAATACTGCTTATCCCGACCCTATTGATCGCTAAACAACCCGATCTAGGAACCTCGATTTTAGTCGCCGCATCCGGAATTTTCGTGCTTTTTCTGTCTGGAATGAGCTGGCGAATTGTCGGAGGGTTTATCGGTAGCGTGCTAGCAATGTTGCCAATATTATGGTTCTTCCTGATGCATGACTACCAACGTACCCGAGTACTCACCCTGCTCGATCCAGAAAAAGATCCTCTTGGCGCTGGCTATCATATTATCCAGTCCAAGATTGCGATTGGCTCTGGCGGAATGCTCGGCAAAGGTTGGCTCGATGGCACTCAGTCTCAACTGGAATTTCTGCCGGAAAGACATACCGACTTTATCTTTGCCGTCATTGGTGAAGAGTTTGGTTTGATGGGCAGCTTTTTGTTACTCGCCATATACCTATATATCATTGGACGCGGCTTAGTGATCGCATCTCAGGCACAAACCAGTTTTGCGCGTCTATTAGCAGGAAGTATTACCTTAACTTTCTTCGTCTACATTTTTGTCAATATCGGCATGGTTTCAGGGCTTCTGCCGGTGGTAGGTGTACCTTTACCATTAATTAGTTATGGTGGAACATCCATGTTAACGTTGATGACAGGGTTTGGTATCTTGATGAGTATTCATACCCACAGGCGCTTTGTTGACAGATAAACTCAATTTCCCATGCGACCATAACGATTTCATGGGTGATTAAGGTAAGTCAGTTAATATCTAACTAATATATCTTCTGCAACGGTCTAACAGTGCAGCCTATTGACTTGCTGTTATATTGGGAACTGAATAAGTGAAAATGATGCTTAAATTTTTAACCACAATACTCTTGGCCACACTCTCTATAAGCTCTTCTGCCACGGCAGCTTTAGATGTAAACATCGAAGATGAAGCATCATCATTAAAATCTGAATTCTTGGCAACTCAATTCGCCTTGGGGTTTACTCATGAAGAAGTAAACACCTTTCTGTCGTCGGCTAAGTTCGATCAAAGCGTGATAGACGCCATGACAAAACCGTGGGAAGCTAAACCCTGGCATCAATACTACCCCATTTTCCTCACCGAAAAGCGTTTAAAGACTGGTCTTGAATTTTGGAAAAAACATAAAAGTACCGTTGATCGCGCCGCCAAAGAGTTTGGTGTCGATCCGCAAATTATTATCGCTATAATAGGTATCGAGACCTTCTACGGTGGCTACATGGGAAACTACCCAGTCGCCGATGCCCTATATACGTTAGGTTTCTATTACCTACCAAGAGCCACTTTCTTTAGAAAAGAACTGAGTAATTTACAAACTCTAGCCAAAGAGGAAGGCTTGGATATCAATCAGCTAAAAGGTTCCTACGCGGGTGCGATGGGCTTTGGTCAATTTATACCGTCAAGTTACCGCCATTATGCCGTTGACTTTGACCATGACGGTCAAAGAGATCTACTCAATAATCCTGTGGATGCTATAGGCAGCGTGGCTAACTACTTCCATCAACATGGTTGGGTCGCGGGCGCCCCAGTTGCGATACCGTTAACCGATTCAAATGGGATCCCTGCTTCTTTAAAAACATGGGCTGGGGAACGTTTGCATTATCAAGTCTCTGATATTTTAACGCCGACACTTGCTCTGGCTGAATCCGTCGATCTCGATATATCACAGCCTGCACTTATCGTTGAACTTGAGCTGGAAGCTAAAAGTGAATATTGGATCGGACTGAAAAATTTTTACGTGATCACCCGTTATAATCGTAGTCCGCTTTATGCTATGGCCGTTTATCAATTCAGCCAACAACTAAAAAAGGCACATGATGCCCAATAAAATATCTAACTGGATAGCGATTATTTCCTTCGCGTTACTTATCTCTGCTTGCTCCAGCTCAGACGGCGGACGCTACACAATGGCAAATGATCAGGCACCGAGTAGCGCGCCTGATGTAACAAAAGTTGAAAATGCCCACCCTAAATATGAAGCCTATAGTCGTGGTGGTAATAAGAAAAATTACACCGTGCTAGGTAAGTCTTATCAAGTCATGGATACAGGTAAAGGCTATCGCAGTAGTGGCACCGCTTCGTGGTATGGCAGTAAGTTTCATGGCCACCTGACCTCTAACGGTGAAACCTATGATATGTACTCCATGTCAGCAGCCCATAAATCACTGCCACTGCCAAGCTATGTCAAAGTCACTAACCTCGCCAATAACAAAGAGGTCATCGTTCGAGTCAATGACAGAGGTCCCTTCCATGAAGATAGGATTATTGATCTTTCCTATGCGGCCGCCCATAAATTAGATATGTTAAAAACCGGAACGGCAAAAGTCGCAATCGAAGCTATCTATATTGAAAATCCTGAATCAATCGCGCTAGCTGAATTAAAAGAAACAAAACTTCATTATATTCAAGTTCTTGCGTCTTCAAATAAAGCTAAGGTCAACACTCTTGCAAAGCGTTTAGAAGATAAATACCAAGTCAAAACGCGGTTAAAGCAGAGTAATAACCTCTACAAATTGCAGCTAGGCCCTATAGGCCGTCAGCAGTTGGCGACTAAACTCAACCAGGAACTTAAGTCTAATGGCTTTCCACAGAGTTACTTAATCTCTGAATAACCTAGAGGCAAGTGTTGAAAAACGCTCGGCACCAGATAACGGCTTGAGCTTAAACCCTGATTATTTACAAAAGATTAATGAACCTTCACTGAATTAGCCTGTCGACTAATGATATACTCGCGCAAGCTTACGATCCTGAATATAACCAAATAAGACGTGCCTTAATTGATATGAATTTTTTAAACCGACCTTTAAAATCCTTTATTCTTGCAACTAGTCTTGCATCTTCTTTCGTTTTTGCTGCTCCCGTTGTGACACCAAATGCGCCAACAGTAGCCGCTAAAGCCTTCGTTCTAATGGATTACAATACTGGGCAAATTATTGCTGAAGAGAATGCCTACGAAAGTTTG is from Shewanella sp. MTB7 and encodes:
- the rodA gene encoding rod shape-determining protein RodA → MSPQHHRMNIWQRMHIDLPLLLGLLALMCFGLFVIYSAGGEDLALMERQLFRMGLSLFIMFVVAQINPEVLRRWAFPIYITGVILLLGVHFFGEINKGAQRWLNLGFMEFQPSELMKLAFPITMAWYISKFPLPPKKRYLAGAGVILLIPTLLIAKQPDLGTSILVAASGIFVLFLSGMSWRIVGGFIGSVLAMLPILWFFLMHDYQRTRVLTLLDPEKDPLGAGYHIIQSKIAIGSGGMLGKGWLDGTQSQLEFLPERHTDFIFAVIGEEFGLMGSFLLLAIYLYIIGRGLVIASQAQTSFARLLAGSITLTFFVYIFVNIGMVSGLLPVVGVPLPLISYGGTSMLTLMTGFGILMSIHTHRRFVDR
- the mltB gene encoding lytic murein transglycosylase B; this encodes MMLKFLTTILLATLSISSSATAALDVNIEDEASSLKSEFLATQFALGFTHEEVNTFLSSAKFDQSVIDAMTKPWEAKPWHQYYPIFLTEKRLKTGLEFWKKHKSTVDRAAKEFGVDPQIIIAIIGIETFYGGYMGNYPVADALYTLGFYYLPRATFFRKELSNLQTLAKEEGLDINQLKGSYAGAMGFGQFIPSSYRHYAVDFDHDGQRDLLNNPVDAIGSVANYFHQHGWVAGAPVAIPLTDSNGIPASLKTWAGERLHYQVSDILTPTLALAESVDLDISQPALIVELELEAKSEYWIGLKNFYVITRYNRSPLYAMAVYQFSQQLKKAHDAQ
- the rsfS gene encoding ribosome silencing factor yields the protein MESAELKLFVIDKVEDLKAKDVVVLDISERSNLADFMVVCSGTSKTHVRAIAENLVVEAKRANLHINGVEGRESSEWVLVDLGDVILHVMQDKTRDYYELEKLWTEKPA
- the mrdA gene encoding penicillin-binding protein 2, which gives rise to MAPRKRITMHDHAAEASLFKRRALFTFVCVVLLLGILLSNLYHLQILSYTAYETRSNDNRIRVVPVAPSRGLIYDRNGKILAENLPFFTLELTPEKVKNIPETLARLSKIIPISADEEEDFTQSLKYHRRFKPLTLKTPLTEDQVAIFSVNQHKFPGISVVAGLKRHYPYNGLMTHALGYVGRINDRDKLRLQKEEKWKDYAGTKYIGKQGVEKFYENLLHGKPGHLEEEVNNRGRTIRTLKSVAPEPGQDIYLTLDLDLQKKALELLDGRRGSVVAIDPRDGGILAMLSSPTYDPNLFVHGISSKAYSGLLSSRARPLINRATQGQYSPASTIKPHLALLGLDEKIVTPKTRVWDPGFWQIPGVERKYRDWKRWGHGWVDVNSALVGSCDTYFYDLAYKTGVDKIASFMQPFGFGERTGIDIFEESAGIMPSKDWKRMRYNQPWYIGDTISVGIGQGYWTTTPLQLANAAAIMANKGRRFVPHLLRSIKDNTSRIDSPVDEMAPIILNDQNNWNIINESMMNTAHKSRFKDAGYTAAMKTGTAQVFSVAENEEYDADTIDEYLKDNALIIAYAPYENPKIVLAVVLENAGWGGANAGPVARALLDEYMLRDNLEFNQ
- the nadD gene encoding nicotinate-nucleotide adenylyltransferase, yielding MRIGILGGTFDPIHFGHIRPAIEVKQLLNLDKIWLMPNHIPPHKTTPSVNTQHRVEMAQLVCDQYAEFELCDIEVNRQTPSYLVTTLEQITLNNPDDEFYFIMGMDSLITLTNWYKWQSLFTLCHLVVCQRQGWNLAPDNAIFNEYQTRLASPQAITAQKSGLIIPIKVTPQAYSSTEIRQQLSQGSTPTDALPNIISEYIKDKNLYQTSA
- a CDS encoding septal ring lytic transglycosylase RlpA family protein yields the protein MPNKISNWIAIISFALLISACSSSDGGRYTMANDQAPSSAPDVTKVENAHPKYEAYSRGGNKKNYTVLGKSYQVMDTGKGYRSSGTASWYGSKFHGHLTSNGETYDMYSMSAAHKSLPLPSYVKVTNLANNKEVIVRVNDRGPFHEDRIIDLSYAAAHKLDMLKTGTAKVAIEAIYIENPESIALAELKETKLHYIQVLASSNKAKVNTLAKRLEDKYQVKTRLKQSNNLYKLQLGPIGRQQLATKLNQELKSNGFPQSYLISE
- the rlmH gene encoding 23S rRNA (pseudouridine(1915)-N(3))-methyltransferase RlmH is translated as MKIQLVAVGTRMPDWVTTGFKEYQRRFPRDMALELVEIPAGKRGKNADIARILHKEGEQMLAIIPKGNHIVSLDLPGKTWTTPELATQLSRWQLDGRDVSLLIGGPEGLAPSCKQAASQSWCLSALTLPHPLVRVVVAESLYRAWSVNTNHPYHRE